From Nicotiana tabacum cultivar K326 chromosome 20, ASM71507v2, whole genome shotgun sequence, one genomic window encodes:
- the LOC107767953 gene encoding kinesin-like protein KIN-5B, producing IVKEVLNGFNCIVFAYGQTGTGKTYTMEGGMRNKAGELPAEAGIIPRADRQIFDTLEGQNADYSMKVTFWELYNEEITDFLASEEPSKSSEERQKKHVSLMEDGKGCVVVRDLEEEAVYSENDIYNLLERGAARRRTTDTLLNKRSSRSHSVFSITIHVKEMTVGDEELIKCGKLNLVDLARSENISRSGAREARAREAGEINKSLLTLGRVITALVEHFIHIA from the exons ATTGTTAAGGAAGTTCTTAATGGATTTAATTGCATTGTATTTGCATATGGGCAAACTGGTACAGGTAAAACATACACAATGGAAGGAGGAATGAGGAATAAG GCTGGTGAATTACCAGCTGAAGCAGGTATTATTCCAAGGGCAGATCGCCAAATTTTCGATACGCTTGAAGGTCAAAATGCAGATTATAGCATGAAAGTGACTTTTTGGGAACTATACAACGAAGAAATCACTGACTTTCTAGCTTCAGAAGAGCCCTCAAAGTCTTCAGAAGAGAGACAAAAGAAGCATGTATCTCTCATGGAGGATGGAAAAGGTTGTGTTGTAGTGAGGGATCTTGAGGAAGAAGCTGTGTACAGTGAAAACGACATTTATAACCTCCTGGAGCGAGGAGCAGCCAGGAGGCGCACAACAGACACTCTATTGAACAAACGCAGCAG CCGTTCTCACTCTGTTTTTAGCATAACTATTCATGTCAAAGAAATGACTGTTGGAGATGAGGAGCTCATTAAGTGTGGCAAGCTCAATCTTGTTGATTTAGCACGATCAGAAAATATTTCTCGATCAGGTGCACGAGAG GCTCGTGCAAGAGAAGCGGGGGAAATCAATAAGAGTTTGCTTACTCTTGGTCGTGTTATAACAGCTTTGGTTGAACACTTTATTCACATAGCTTAG
- the LOC107767952 gene encoding protein ASPARTIC PROTEASE IN GUARD CELL 1-like, giving the protein MAASNSTSSIFFLVLLFVTALSRTTPDASRTTFLNVPSSIQKTLNPFSVDSSQAVKSLKQDENVISTSSSSSLSLQLHSRVSVRGTSHRDYNSLTLARLERDSARVKSLQTRVDLVVQRITKSDLKPVEVEFQAEELEGPIISGTSQGSGEYFSRIGIGHPQSQVYMVLDTGSDVNWIQCAPCADCYQQADPIFEPASSSTFSPLTCETQQCKSLDVSECRNDTCLYEVSYGDGSYTVGDFVTERVTFGGSASVENVAIGCGHNNEGLFVGAAGLLGLGGGALSFPSQINASSFSYCLVDRDSDSTSTLEFGGVISPDAITAPLIRNSKLDTFYYLDLTGLSVAGNLLSVPPSAFKVSNNGDGGVIIDSGTAVTRLQTDVYNTLRDEFVKGTRHLPSTNGVALFDTCYDLKSMKSVEVPTVSFHFSNGKELPLPAKNYLIPVDSSGTFCFAFAPTSSSLSIIGNVQQQGTRVSFDLKNSLIGFSSNKC; this is encoded by the coding sequence ATGGCAGCTTCCAATTCCACTTCCTCCATTTTCTTCCTTGTTCTGTTATTCGTCACAGCTCTTTCACGTACAACTCCAGATGCCTCAAGAACAACATTCCTTAACGTTCCTTCCTCCATTCAAAAAACCCTGAACCCGTTCTCAGTGGATTCGTCTCAGGCTGTAAAATCACTAAAGCAAGATGAAAATGTCATTTCTACGTCATCGTCATCTTCACTGAGTCTTCAACTGCATTCTCGAGTATCAGTACGTGGTACTTCACATAGAGATTACAACTCACTTACACTAGCTAGACTGGAGCGTGACTCAGCCCGAGTCAAATCGCTTCAAACTCGTGTAGATCTGGTTGTACAACGGATTACTAAATCGGATCTTAAACCTGTTGAAGTCGAGTTTCAAGCTGAGGAATTGGAAGGGCCGATTATTTCAGGGACGAGTCAAGGAAGCGGCGAGTATTTCTCACGAATTGGCATCGGTCACCCGCAAAGTCAAGTTTACATGGTGCTCGATACTGGAAGTGACGTGAACTGGATCCAATGTGCGCCTTGCGCCGATTGTTACCAGCAAGCCGATCCGATTTTTGAGCCGGCTTCGTCTTCTACATTCTCGCCGCTCACTTGTGAAACGCAACAGTGTAAATCTCTTGATGTTTCTGAATGTAGGAACGACACGTGCCTTTATGAGGTCTCCTACGGGGATGGCTCGTATACCGTCGGCGATTTTGTGACGGAGAGAGTTACCTTTGGAGGTTCTGCTTCGGTTGAGAATGTAGCTATCGGATGTGGACATAATAACGAAGGTTTATTCGTCGGCGCCGCTGGATTGTTAGGTCTCGGCGGCGGCGCGTTATCATTTCCTTCACAAATTAATGCTTCTTCTTTCTCTTATTGCCTCGTGGACCGTGACTCGGACTCGACGTCGACTCTCGAGTTTGGCGGAGTGATATCGCCTGACGCCATCACTGCTCCGTTAATCCGGAATTCGAAGCTCGATACATTCTATTACCTGGATTTAACGGGACTAAGCGTCGCCGGAAATTTGCTTTCAGTTCCTCCTTCAGCTTTCAAAGTGAGCAATAACGGCGACGGCGGCGTGATTATCGATTCAGGAACGGCAGTGACGAGGCTTCAGACGGACGTGTACAACACGCTCCGTGACGAGTTCGTGAAAGGAACGAGGCACTTGCCGTCAACTAACGGCGTGGCGTTATTCGATACATGCTATGATTTGAAATCGATGAAAAGCGTGGAAGTTCCAACGGTGTCGTTTCATTTCTCTAACGGGAAAGAGTTACCGTTACCGGCTAAAAATTACCTGATACCGGTTGATTCGTCCGGAACTTTCTGTTTCGCTTTTGCTCCAACGTCGTCATCGCTGTCAATTATCGGTAATGTTCAACAGCAAGGGACACGTGTCAGTTTCGACCTGAAAAATTCTCTCATTGGATTCTCATCCAATAAATGCTAG